A window from Carassius gibelio isolate Cgi1373 ecotype wild population from Czech Republic chromosome B3, carGib1.2-hapl.c, whole genome shotgun sequence encodes these proteins:
- the LOC127952068 gene encoding serine/threonine-protein phosphatase 4 catalytic subunit B-like — protein MCVMMGDVIDLDRQIEQLRRCELIKENEVKALCAKAREILVEESNVQRVDSPVTVCGDIHGQFYDLKELFRVGGEVPETNYLFMGDFVDRGFYSVETFLLLLALKVRYPDRITLIRGNHESRQITQVYGFYDECLRKYGSVTVWRYCTEIFDYLSLSAIVDGKIFCVHGGLSPSIQTLDQIRTIDRKQEVPHDGPMCDLLWSDPEDTMGWGVSPRGAGYLFGSDVVAQFNAANDISMICRAHQLVMEGYKWHFNETVLTVWSAPNYCYRCGNVAAILELDEHLQKEFIIFEAAPQETRGIPSKKPVADYFL, from the exons atgtgtgtcaTGATGGGCGACGTCATTGACTTGGACAGACAGATCGAGCAACTCAGACGCTGTGAACTTATCAAGGAAAATGAAGTCAAGGCGCTGTGTGCCAAAGCAAG GGAGATTCTGGTGGAAGAGAGTAATGTTCAGAGGGTAGATTCTCCCGTCACG GTCTGTGGAGATATACATGGGCAGTTTTATGATTTAAAGGAGCTATTTAGG GTGGGGGGTGAAGTTCCAGAGACAAACTACCTCTTCATGGGAGACTTCGTGGACAGAGGCTTCTATAGTGTGGAGACTTTCCTGTTGCTGCTAGCATTAAAG GTGCGATACCCCGACCGAATAACGCTGATCAGAGGGAACCACGAGTCGAGGCAGATCACGCAAGTGTATGGCTTTTATGATGAGTGTCTTAGAAAATACGGCTCTGTTACAGTCTGGAGGTACTGCACAGAGATCTTTGACTAcctgtccctctctgctattgtCGATGGCAAG ATATTTTGTGTGCATGGTGGCCTTTCTCCATCTATTCAAACTCTGGATCAGATCAGGACTATTGACCGAAAACAGGAAGTTCCTCATGATGGCCCCATGTGTGATCTGCTGTGGTCCGACCCAGAAG ACACCATGGGGTGGGGTGtgagtcccagaggagctggatatCTGTTTGGTAGTGATGTGGTGGCACAGTTTAATGCTGCCAACGATATCAGCATGATCTGCAGAGCTCATCAGCTGGTGATGGAGGGCTACAAGTGGCATTTCAATGAGACTGTGTTAACAGTGTGGTCTGCTCCAAACTACTGTTATAG GTGTGGTAACGTGGCAGCCATTCTAGAGCTTGATGAGCATCTCCAGAAGGAGTTTATTATATTTGAAGCTGCACCTCAGGAAACCAGAGGAATCCCCTCTAAGAAACCTGTGGCGGACTACTTCCTTTGA